In one window of Caballeronia sp. TF1N1 DNA:
- a CDS encoding aldo/keto reductase — MIETIPSFGLGTFRVDAAKTTEAVRSALQIGFRHIDTAQFYNNEAAVGAGVRESGIPREDVWVTTKVWWDRLQRDKLIASLKDSHEKLDIGTIDLALVHWPSPEGAVPIAETLGAFQEAQKLGLIRHYGVSNFTAPLLEQALEAPGGKEIVTNQIEVSPFLANRALVEATQRLGVKVTAYMPLGEGRAHNDMTIKAIAKKHGATPAQVTFAWLLARDIVVLSASTNPEHQQINWDAQKLELDADDIAKIDKLDEGKRNANPSFAPKW; from the coding sequence TGCTGCGAAGACCACCGAAGCCGTCAGAAGCGCATTGCAGATCGGCTTTCGTCATATCGACACCGCGCAGTTCTACAACAACGAAGCCGCCGTCGGCGCGGGCGTGCGCGAGTCAGGCATTCCGCGCGAAGACGTCTGGGTGACGACGAAAGTCTGGTGGGACCGGCTGCAGCGCGACAAGCTGATCGCGAGTCTCAAGGACAGTCACGAAAAGCTCGATATCGGCACGATCGATCTCGCGCTCGTGCATTGGCCGTCGCCCGAGGGCGCGGTGCCTATCGCCGAAACGCTTGGCGCGTTTCAGGAAGCGCAGAAGCTCGGCCTCATCCGTCATTACGGCGTGTCGAACTTCACCGCGCCGCTGCTCGAACAAGCGCTCGAGGCGCCGGGCGGCAAGGAGATCGTGACGAACCAGATCGAAGTGAGCCCGTTCCTCGCGAACCGAGCGTTGGTCGAAGCCACTCAACGGCTCGGCGTGAAAGTGACCGCGTATATGCCGCTCGGCGAAGGCCGCGCGCATAACGACATGACCATCAAGGCCATCGCGAAAAAGCACGGCGCGACGCCCGCGCAAGTGACCTTCGCATGGCTTCTGGCGCGCGATATCGTGGTGCTGTCGGCATCGACGAATCCGGAGCATCAACAGATCAACTGGGATGCGCAAAAGCTCGAGCTCGACGCCGACGACATCGCGAAGATCGACAAGCTCGACGAAGGCAAGCGCAACGCGAATCCTTCGTTCGCGCCGAAGTGGTGA